One Planctomycetia bacterium DNA segment encodes these proteins:
- a CDS encoding ACP S-malonyltransferase, translating into MPTTWTQHIGSTALAFRGYNLTNLGRTPELLAHPAYGPIVERHLRLAGTIHAEATHRATDLVARVAARRESTLDSFSEDIALIIAAEMAQLELLDQFFDIDYRGARISLGYSLGEITALVAGGTFVVEQVLPPLVSLAGDCAALAHDLSMGILFSRGPELDLAAVHRLCIEVNMEGQGVIAVSSYLSPNTVLLLGQRETLATFKARVPTALGKRVNLRKADGAWPPLHTPILWERNIPARAGLALHTLGGGLTAPHPNIVSLVTGKLSYNNYNARETIVAWLEKPQRLWDGICEILASGAETVVHIGPDPNLLPATFQRLSDNVRAQMGGNWLNQWSKQAVSLIARRAWLAPLLSTRASLLRAPYVQQIVLEDWLLSQDVR; encoded by the coding sequence ATGCCGACGACTTGGACGCAGCATATCGGTTCGACCGCGCTCGCTTTTCGCGGCTACAACCTGACCAATCTGGGGCGGACACCGGAGTTGCTCGCGCATCCGGCGTACGGGCCGATCGTGGAACGCCACTTAAGGCTCGCCGGAACGATTCATGCCGAAGCGACGCATCGGGCGACCGACTTGGTCGCGCGGGTCGCGGCGCGGCGCGAGAGCACCTTGGATTCGTTTTCCGAAGACATCGCGCTCATCATCGCCGCCGAGATGGCGCAGCTGGAATTACTCGATCAGTTTTTCGACATCGATTATCGCGGCGCGCGGATATCGCTCGGTTACAGTCTCGGCGAGATTACGGCCCTCGTCGCCGGCGGGACGTTCGTCGTCGAGCAGGTGCTGCCGCCGCTGGTGAGTTTGGCGGGCGATTGCGCCGCCTTGGCCCATGATCTTTCGATGGGAATTCTCTTCTCACGCGGGCCGGAACTCGACCTCGCGGCCGTGCATCGGCTTTGCATCGAAGTCAACATGGAAGGCCAAGGCGTCATCGCCGTTTCGTCTTACCTGTCGCCGAACACCGTGTTGCTGCTCGGCCAACGTGAGACTCTGGCGACGTTCAAAGCGCGCGTGCCGACGGCCCTGGGGAAGCGCGTGAACCTGAGGAAAGCCGATGGTGCGTGGCCGCCGTTGCACACGCCGATCCTTTGGGAGCGAAACATACCGGCGCGCGCGGGTCTTGCTCTGCACACGCTCGGCGGAGGCCTGACGGCACCGCATCCGAACATTGTTTCGCTCGTCACCGGTAAGTTGAGCTACAACAATTACAACGCGCGGGAAACCATCGTGGCTTGGCTGGAGAAGCCGCAGCGCTTGTGGGACGGCATCTGCGAGATCCTGGCTAGCGGTGCCGAAACTGTCGTGCATATCGGTCCCGATCCCAATTTGCTGCCCGCTACGTTTCAACGCTTGAGCGACAACGTGCGAGCGCAGATGGGAGGCAACTGGCTCAATCAATGGAGCAAGCAAGCGGTTTCGTTGATCGCGCGCCGCGCGTGGCTGGCGCCGTTGTTGTCGACGCGCGCTTCGCTGTTGCGAGCTCCCTACGTGCAGCAGATCGTGCTCGAAGATTGGCTGCTGTCGCAAGACGTCCGGTAA
- a CDS encoding SDR family oxidoreductase, giving the protein MPSAVNHELTGRTAVVTGSSSGIGQAIALELAAAGAAVIVHGRSNPEGAETTAAAIRAGGGAATVLLADLADEAASTAFADAAWNWRTGLDIWVNNAGVDVLTGDAAKWSFDRKLAALWQVDVAATIRLSRIVGPRMRERGNDGTIINIGWDQAETGMAGDSGEMFAAVKGAVIAFTRSLAHSLAPLVRVNCVAPGWIKTEWGDDAADYWQRRAIGESLRERWGAPQDVARAVRFLASPAADFVTAHVLPVNGGLRRSAAYPGSPSHSAADPSTNDGRSF; this is encoded by the coding sequence ATGCCTTCCGCCGTGAATCACGAACTGACAGGCCGAACCGCCGTCGTCACAGGTTCTTCCAGCGGAATCGGACAGGCCATCGCTCTCGAACTTGCCGCCGCAGGCGCGGCCGTCATCGTGCATGGCCGCAGCAATCCGGAAGGGGCGGAAACGACTGCCGCCGCGATTCGCGCCGGCGGCGGAGCCGCTACCGTGCTGCTCGCCGACTTGGCCGACGAAGCCGCTTCGACCGCGTTCGCCGACGCCGCCTGGAACTGGCGCACAGGACTAGACATTTGGGTCAACAATGCCGGCGTCGACGTCCTCACCGGCGACGCCGCGAAGTGGTCGTTCGATCGGAAGCTCGCCGCGCTCTGGCAAGTCGACGTCGCGGCGACCATCCGCCTCTCGCGCATCGTCGGCCCGCGCATGCGCGAACGCGGCAACGACGGCACGATCATCAACATCGGCTGGGACCAAGCCGAGACGGGCATGGCCGGCGACAGCGGCGAGATGTTCGCCGCCGTGAAGGGGGCCGTGATTGCGTTTACGCGCAGCCTCGCGCATTCGCTCGCTCCTCTAGTGCGTGTCAATTGCGTTGCGCCGGGCTGGATCAAAACCGAATGGGGGGACGACGCCGCCGACTATTGGCAGCGCCGCGCCATCGGCGAATCGCTGCGCGAGCGTTGGGGCGCGCCGCAAGATGTCGCGCGCGCCGTTCGCTTTCTCGCTTCCCCCGCGGCCGACTTCGTGACTGCGCACGTCTTGCCGGTCAACGGCGGACTCCGTCGCTCGGCGGCGTATCCAGGTTCTCCCAGTCATTCGGCCGCCGATCCATCGACGAACGATGGCCGCTCCTTTTAG
- a CDS encoding DUF6513 domain-containing protein gives MTREHIQFVTGRLAEFSLRKMLEALAPQVGFDYTIDVLGITVAALMTPAWIAKRIAHVPEAHRVLIPGYCGGDISVIAAACGKPVERGPKDLRALPAFFGRKPSAMEDYGKYDIEILAEINHAPRLSRARILQMAHDLKASGADLIDVGCDPGEPWSEVGDVVHMLREEGFRVSIDSLNPAEIGPAVRAGAELVLSVNSSNAECAADWGCEVVIVPDDPHLLTGLEATIERVADAGVPLRIDAILEPIGFGFAQSLGRYLDVRRRYPDAEMMMGIGNLTELTDADSGPINVLLLGFCQELGIRSVLTMQVINWARTSVKECDLARRLVRYAVATKNLPKRVDESLVTLRDAKLFEYGSDQLDQLAAEIRDDNYRIFAEQGELHVLAAGAHRHGVDPFDLFEEMTAARRKPLEPSHAFYLGYEMAKAMTALTLGKEYRQDQALDWGFLTKPEESHRERKRRRSEEASGNEEPER, from the coding sequence ATGACGCGCGAGCATATTCAATTCGTTACCGGTCGCCTGGCCGAGTTCTCCTTACGCAAGATGCTTGAAGCGCTTGCGCCGCAAGTCGGCTTCGATTACACGATCGACGTTCTCGGCATCACGGTCGCCGCGTTGATGACTCCCGCATGGATCGCGAAACGGATTGCGCATGTTCCGGAGGCGCATCGTGTTTTGATTCCCGGCTATTGCGGCGGCGACATTTCCGTCATCGCGGCGGCTTGCGGCAAGCCGGTCGAGCGCGGTCCGAAAGATCTACGAGCGCTCCCCGCTTTTTTCGGTCGCAAGCCTTCGGCGATGGAAGACTACGGCAAGTACGACATCGAGATCCTCGCCGAAATTAATCACGCTCCTCGTCTATCGCGGGCTCGAATACTGCAGATGGCGCACGACCTGAAAGCGTCGGGTGCCGATCTGATCGACGTCGGCTGCGATCCCGGCGAGCCTTGGTCCGAGGTCGGCGACGTGGTTCACATGCTGCGCGAGGAAGGGTTTCGCGTTTCCATCGACAGCTTGAACCCCGCCGAGATCGGGCCGGCCGTTCGAGCCGGTGCCGAGTTGGTGCTCAGCGTCAATTCTTCCAACGCCGAGTGCGCCGCCGATTGGGGCTGCGAAGTCGTGATCGTGCCCGACGATCCTCATCTGTTGACCGGCCTAGAAGCGACGATCGAGCGCGTCGCCGACGCCGGAGTTCCCCTTCGAATCGACGCGATTCTCGAGCCGATCGGTTTCGGATTTGCGCAGAGTCTCGGGCGCTACCTCGACGTGCGACGCCGTTATCCCGACGCCGAGATGATGATGGGAATCGGCAACCTCACCGAACTTACGGATGCCGATAGCGGGCCGATCAACGTGCTGCTGCTCGGTTTCTGTCAGGAGTTGGGAATCCGCAGCGTGCTGACGATGCAGGTCATCAACTGGGCGCGCACCAGCGTCAAGGAGTGCGATCTCGCGCGCCGGCTCGTGCGCTATGCCGTCGCGACGAAGAACTTGCCGAAGCGGGTCGATGAAAGCCTCGTCACGCTGCGCGATGCGAAGCTTTTTGAGTATGGTTCCGATCAACTCGACCAACTCGCCGCGGAAATTCGAGACGACAACTATCGCATCTTCGCCGAGCAAGGAGAGTTGCACGTGCTCGCGGCCGGCGCACATCGCCACGGCGTCGACCCATTCGATCTGTTCGAGGAAATGACCGCGGCACGGCGCAAACCGCTCGAACCTTCGCATGCTTTTTATCTCGGCTATGAAATGGCGAAGGCCATGACGGCGCTCACGCTCGGCAAGGAATATCGCCAAGACCAAGCGCTCGATTGGGGGTTTCTTACGAAGCCGGAAGAGAGCCATCGGGAGCGGAAGCGCCGTCGCAGCGAAGAAGCCTCGGGCAATGAGGAGCCCGAGCGTTGA
- a CDS encoding anthranilate synthase component I family protein, which yields MTSFDTQRPHDVAEFPLVEELLPPPDPEVAFLRFAALRHCVFFDSARRDPKLGRYSFLAAEPFEFVSKTAEDTDAIGALRASLARYPAVRRPELPPFQAGAAAMLSYELGRQLETLPTAAIDEFSSPALAFGLYDTVVAWDHERNQAWLISQGFPEIDLAARRQRAEQRIRYFRDILAAPLPNPASDLPPTEHARTAYIGAANLAPQFPMSAMPGLTSNMSASGYIEAVRRAIEYIRAGDIFQVNLAQRLLYPAADDTRSLYLRLRRRNPATFAGYFDWGPSQIASASPERFLRVVDRHVETRPIKGTRLRTSLPEADFYSALELMESEKDRAENVMIVDLLRNDLSRVCTDDSVFVSQLCKLESYEYVQHLVSSVEGLLRPEHDALDALIASFPGGSITGAPKIRAMQIIAELEPTARGPYCGSLAYFSFDGSMDASILIRTITAGGGWWQAPVGGGITSHSDPAREYEETWHKAEGMLRAFKP from the coding sequence TTGACTTCCTTCGACACGCAGCGTCCTCACGATGTCGCCGAGTTTCCACTCGTGGAAGAATTACTTCCCCCTCCCGATCCGGAAGTGGCGTTTCTTCGTTTCGCGGCGCTTCGACATTGCGTTTTTTTCGATAGCGCGCGGCGCGATCCGAAGCTCGGCCGCTATTCGTTCCTCGCTGCCGAGCCGTTCGAATTCGTCAGCAAGACCGCCGAAGATACCGATGCGATCGGCGCGCTCCGGGCCTCGCTCGCGCGCTACCCCGCGGTTCGCCGGCCCGAATTGCCGCCGTTTCAGGCCGGTGCCGCGGCGATGCTGAGTTACGAACTCGGGCGACAATTGGAAACGCTGCCGACTGCCGCGATCGACGAGTTCTCCTCTCCCGCACTCGCGTTCGGGCTCTACGATACGGTCGTCGCCTGGGACCACGAGCGAAACCAAGCGTGGCTGATCTCGCAAGGCTTTCCGGAAATCGATCTCGCGGCCCGACGGCAACGAGCGGAACAAAGGATACGGTACTTTCGCGACATCTTAGCCGCACCGCTTCCGAACCCGGCGAGCGATCTGCCGCCGACCGAACACGCTCGAACCGCGTACATCGGCGCGGCGAATCTAGCGCCGCAGTTTCCCATGTCTGCGATGCCGGGCCTGACGAGCAACATGAGCGCCTCCGGCTATATCGAGGCCGTGCGACGTGCGATCGAATACATTCGCGCCGGCGATATCTTTCAAGTCAACCTTGCGCAGCGTTTGCTCTATCCGGCCGCCGATGACACGCGAAGCCTGTATCTAAGGCTCCGGCGGCGTAACCCAGCCACGTTCGCCGGCTATTTCGACTGGGGGCCTTCGCAAATCGCCAGCGCTTCGCCGGAGCGATTCTTGCGCGTCGTCGACCGGCACGTCGAGACACGCCCGATCAAAGGGACACGGCTTCGTACCTCGTTGCCGGAAGCCGATTTCTACTCCGCGCTCGAGCTCATGGAAAGCGAGAAAGATCGGGCCGAAAACGTGATGATCGTCGACCTCCTGCGCAACGATCTCTCGCGGGTTTGCACCGACGACAGCGTGTTTGTGTCGCAACTTTGCAAACTGGAGAGCTACGAATACGTGCAGCATTTGGTATCTTCCGTGGAAGGGTTGTTGCGGCCCGAGCATGACGCGCTCGATGCTTTAATCGCTTCGTTTCCGGGCGGATCGATCACCGGTGCGCCGAAGATTCGCGCGATGCAGATCATCGCGGAACTAGAGCCGACGGCTCGCGGCCCCTATTGCGGTTCGCTCGCCTACTTTAGTTTCGACGGCTCGATGGACGCCAGCATTCTCATCCGTACGATTACCGCCGGCGGCGGCTGGTGGCAGGCTCCGGTCGGTGGAGGAATTACCTCGCATAGCGATCCCGCGCGAGAATACGAAGAGACGTGGCACAAGGCCGAGGGAATGTTGCGAGCTTTTAAGCCTTAG
- a CDS encoding aminodeoxychorismate/anthranilate synthase component II, with protein MILLIDNYDSFVHNLARYVRRLGSDTQVVRNDAVDVAAIRRLRPCAIILSPGPCTPQQAGCTLEVVRELAGEVPILGICLGHQAIAEVFGGKVVRSPVPVHGRTANITHDGRRLFAGLPSPLTVCRYHSLCAEAATLPKSLRATAHAPDGVVMAVEHESLPVFGVQFHPESVLTEGGYRLLANFCSLAGLPISATLPTLNEERLLVKIEERPLPSSPVTF; from the coding sequence ATGATTCTGCTCATCGACAACTACGACAGCTTCGTACACAACCTCGCGCGTTACGTGCGTCGGCTCGGCAGCGACACGCAAGTCGTGCGAAACGATGCCGTCGACGTCGCGGCGATTCGCCGCTTGCGCCCTTGCGCCATCATTCTTTCGCCGGGCCCTTGCACACCGCAGCAAGCCGGTTGCACGTTGGAGGTCGTACGCGAGTTGGCAGGCGAAGTTCCGATCTTAGGAATCTGCCTCGGGCATCAAGCGATCGCCGAGGTGTTCGGCGGGAAGGTCGTCAGGTCGCCGGTGCCGGTACATGGCCGGACGGCGAACATCACACACGACGGACGACGGCTTTTCGCCGGGCTCCCCTCGCCCCTTACGGTTTGCCGCTACCACTCCCTCTGCGCCGAAGCCGCAACGCTCCCGAAATCGCTCCGCGCCACGGCCCATGCGCCGGACGGCGTCGTCATGGCCGTCGAGCATGAAAGCCTGCCGGTCTTCGGCGTGCAGTTTCATCCGGAGTCGGTTCTGACCGAGGGAGGCTATCGATTGTTGGCTAATTTTTGCTCATTGGCCGGATTACCGATTTCCGCAACACTTCCGACGTTGAACGAGGAGCGTTTGCTGGTGAAAATCGAAGAACGCCCGCTGCCGAGCTCTCCCGTCACGTTTTAA
- a CDS encoding DUF447 family protein, which produces MILEGLMTTINADGTPNVSPMGPRVDLELKTFVLRPFQTSTTYRNVKRSGVGVFHVTDDVELLARAAVGKLSPLPPLEKADAVEGFILSGACRWFALRVESLDDSAPRTTITMRAVASGTLRDFFGLNRAKHAVVEGAILATRLHLLSKAEILRQFADLKPLVEKTGGEAEHRAFAFLERFIREADDGVAPLNDLERSADRTEVAHD; this is translated from the coding sequence ATGATCCTCGAAGGCCTGATGACGACGATCAACGCCGACGGCACGCCGAACGTGTCGCCGATGGGTCCGCGCGTCGATCTCGAATTGAAGACGTTCGTCTTACGGCCGTTTCAAACCTCGACCACCTATCGCAACGTCAAGCGTTCGGGCGTCGGTGTGTTCCACGTGACCGACGACGTCGAGCTGCTGGCGCGCGCCGCCGTCGGCAAGCTCTCACCGTTGCCGCCGCTGGAGAAAGCCGACGCCGTCGAAGGATTCATTCTCAGCGGCGCGTGCCGTTGGTTCGCCTTGCGCGTCGAATCGCTCGACGATTCCGCCCCGCGCACGACGATCACGATGCGGGCCGTCGCTAGCGGAACGCTGCGCGATTTCTTCGGGTTGAATCGCGCGAAGCACGCCGTCGTCGAAGGGGCGATCCTAGCCACACGGCTGCATCTACTCTCCAAAGCCGAGATCTTAAGACAATTCGCCGACTTGAAACCGCTGGTCGAAAAAACCGGCGGCGAGGCGGAACATCGGGCCTTCGCCTTCTTGGAACGGTTCATCCGCGAGGCCGACGACGGAGTAGCTCCGCTCAACGACCTTGAGCGCAGCGCCGACCGGACCGAGGTCGCGCATGACTGA
- a CDS encoding beta-RFAP synthase — translation MTDKLTSGKLPDGKEVTVIAPSRLHFGMFSFGVPESRQFGGVGVMIDQPVTSLRIEPASVDECVGTHAQRLRQTLEIVRRSAWGSAVPPCRLSLRAAPRSHVGLGSGTQTALAVVAGLRAFAKLPPLDALELGETSGRAKRSSVGLHGFLNGGLIVEAGKLPQEKVAPLLAQTAVPGNWRFVLICPRHKEGLSGETERAAFAALPPVPTAITEELQRIALDQLVPAARHSDFATFAEGLYRFGLAAGQCFKSHQAGVYATEQLARLVERVRGAGVRGVGQSSWGPTLFSLHPSVDAAERFLDDRTLWPDAYEYDFTIARPSPAGADIHTV, via the coding sequence ATGACTGATAAGCTTACGAGCGGCAAGCTTCCGGACGGCAAGGAAGTCACCGTTATCGCGCCGAGCCGATTGCACTTCGGTATGTTTTCGTTCGGCGTGCCCGAATCGCGACAGTTCGGCGGCGTAGGGGTGATGATCGATCAACCGGTGACGAGCTTGCGCATCGAACCGGCAAGCGTCGACGAATGCGTGGGAACACATGCGCAGCGGCTCCGTCAAACACTCGAGATCGTGCGGCGATCGGCCTGGGGCTCCGCCGTTCCTCCGTGCCGACTTTCGCTCAGAGCCGCGCCGAGATCGCACGTCGGTCTGGGAAGCGGAACGCAAACGGCGCTCGCCGTCGTGGCGGGCTTGCGCGCTTTCGCGAAGCTCCCGCCGCTCGACGCGCTCGAGCTCGGCGAAACCTCGGGGCGCGCGAAACGCTCGTCCGTCGGTCTGCACGGGTTTCTCAACGGCGGCTTGATCGTCGAAGCGGGGAAGCTCCCGCAGGAGAAAGTGGCGCCGCTCTTAGCGCAAACCGCGGTGCCCGGCAATTGGCGGTTCGTGCTGATCTGCCCGCGCCACAAAGAGGGCCTGTCGGGAGAAACGGAACGGGCTGCGTTCGCCGCGCTGCCGCCGGTGCCGACCGCGATTACCGAAGAACTGCAGCGAATCGCCTTAGACCAGTTGGTGCCCGCCGCGCGGCACTCCGACTTCGCGACGTTCGCCGAAGGGCTCTATCGGTTCGGCCTCGCGGCCGGCCAATGCTTCAAAAGTCATCAAGCCGGCGTCTATGCGACGGAGCAACTCGCGCGGCTCGTCGAGCGCGTGCGAGGCGCCGGAGTGCGCGGAGTCGGGCAGTCGTCGTGGGGGCCGACGCTCTTTTCTTTGCATCCCTCGGTCGACGCCGCCGAACGCTTTCTCGACGATCGCACGCTCTGGCCCGATGCGTATGAATACGACTTCACGATCGCGCGGCCGAGCCCTGCGGGGGCGGACATTCACACGGTCTAG
- a CDS encoding esterase family protein: MFYRLVVALALIVAVDVARAADDYQLGPDSQRQADVPQGKVTQHEWKSEVFPGTVRDYWVYVPAQYDAAKPASVMVFQDGQSYLNEKGQFRSTIVFDNLIHQKKMPVTIGIFINPGNVPAKDPKSQPIRNRSFEYDTLSDQYARLLLEEMLPEVGKSYNLTTDPDQRAICGISSGGICAFTVAWQRPDAFRKVLSHVGSFTNIRGGHNYEAMIRKTERKPIRAFLQDGSGDLDNEHGNWPLANQQMAAALKYKGYDYRFEFGDGGHNGKQGGALLPESLEWLWRKSDPEKTAAPAAK, from the coding sequence ATGTTTTACCGCCTTGTCGTCGCTCTTGCTTTGATCGTGGCCGTCGATGTCGCACGTGCCGCCGACGACTATCAGCTGGGGCCCGATTCGCAGCGCCAAGCCGACGTGCCGCAAGGGAAAGTGACGCAACACGAATGGAAGAGCGAGGTCTTCCCCGGCACCGTGCGCGACTATTGGGTCTACGTTCCGGCGCAGTACGATGCCGCGAAGCCGGCGAGCGTGATGGTGTTTCAAGACGGTCAGAGCTATCTGAACGAGAAGGGACAATTCCGCTCGACGATCGTGTTCGACAACCTGATCCATCAAAAGAAAATGCCCGTCACGATCGGCATCTTCATCAACCCCGGTAATGTGCCTGCGAAGGATCCGAAGAGCCAGCCGATTCGCAATCGGAGCTTCGAATACGATACGTTGAGCGATCAGTATGCTCGGCTATTGCTGGAAGAAATGCTGCCGGAAGTCGGCAAGTCGTACAACTTGACGACCGATCCCGACCAGCGCGCGATCTGCGGGATCAGCTCCGGCGGCATCTGCGCGTTTACGGTCGCTTGGCAAAGGCCCGACGCGTTTCGCAAAGTGCTGAGCCATGTCGGCAGCTTCACGAACATTCGCGGAGGCCACAACTACGAAGCGATGATCCGTAAGACGGAGCGAAAACCGATCCGCGCCTTCCTGCAAGACGGCTCCGGCGATCTCGACAACGAGCACGGCAACTGGCCCCTGGCGAATCAGCAAATGGCGGCGGCATTGAAATATAAGGGCTACGACTACCGCTTCGAGTTCGGCGACGGCGGACACAACGGCAAGCAAGGAGGCGCGCTCTTGCCGGAATCGCTCGAATGGCTGTGGCGCAAATCGGACCCGGAAAAGACCGCCGCGCCGGCTGCGAAGTAG
- a CDS encoding PmoA family protein, with the protein MFRSCILVCVALSSWGSVVGAEEKPASELSPPKPVPAMQVEPLPHSEARFLHHDRELIRYHFAADDRRPFLYPVVGPSGRSLTRMGHPRDPVGHSHHNSIWISHHIVNGVNFWGDAGPKLGRIVTKQIEQLDDADDSAWLTALNHWIDEEARTVLLVERRRIEVRPLNGKDYLIVVDLELSADKQPTVLEKTPFGLVGVRMRKTIGVHDGGGRILNSAGAVNEKGIAGKDGVFWKPARWCDYSGPVTATATEGLTLFDHPMNPNHPTVFHVRDDGWMGASLTFAAPRTLEPGKPLRLRYGFYIHDKLLDVPTIDGQWQAFSKLPSLDTLVKPKPPQK; encoded by the coding sequence ATGTTTCGCTCATGTATCTTGGTCTGCGTTGCACTTTCGTCATGGGGTTCCGTCGTCGGCGCCGAGGAGAAGCCTGCCTCGGAGTTGTCGCCGCCGAAGCCGGTGCCTGCGATGCAGGTCGAGCCGCTGCCGCACTCCGAAGCGCGGTTTCTCCACCACGATCGGGAGTTGATTCGCTACCACTTCGCCGCCGACGATAGGCGTCCGTTCTTGTACCCGGTCGTCGGTCCCTCGGGCCGTTCTCTAACGCGCATGGGCCATCCGCGCGACCCGGTCGGCCATAGCCATCACAACTCGATTTGGATCTCGCACCATATCGTGAACGGCGTCAATTTCTGGGGCGATGCCGGCCCGAAGCTCGGGCGGATCGTCACGAAGCAGATCGAACAACTCGACGACGCCGACGACTCCGCCTGGCTGACGGCGTTGAATCACTGGATCGACGAGGAAGCTCGCACGGTGTTGCTCGTCGAGCGAAGGCGGATCGAGGTCCGCCCGCTTAATGGGAAAGATTACCTCATCGTCGTCGATCTCGAACTCTCGGCCGATAAGCAGCCGACCGTGCTCGAGAAGACGCCGTTCGGTTTGGTCGGCGTGCGGATGCGGAAGACGATCGGCGTTCACGACGGCGGCGGCCGGATTCTCAATTCGGCAGGGGCGGTGAACGAAAAAGGTATCGCCGGCAAAGACGGTGTGTTTTGGAAGCCGGCCCGTTGGTGCGACTATTCCGGCCCCGTTACTGCCACGGCGACCGAAGGTCTGACGCTTTTCGACCACCCGATGAATCCGAACCATCCGACCGTCTTTCATGTGCGCGACGACGGCTGGATGGGAGCCTCGCTCACTTTCGCCGCTCCGCGCACGTTGGAGCCGGGCAAGCCGCTCCGATTGCGCTATGGGTTCTACATCCACGACAAACTACTCGACGTGCCGACGATCGACGGCCAATGGCAAGCCTTCTCGAAGTTGCCGTCGCTCGATACGTTGGTGAAACCGAAACCCCCGCAGAAATAA
- a CDS encoding right-handed parallel beta-helix repeat-containing protein: MSDVRMFGAAGDGRTDDTEAIEHALKDGEGTVDFSRGEYLITRTIKIELDKLGRIGLVGFGGTPTIVMAAAGPAFHIVGTHGATAQPTGFKPEIWQRQRMPTLMNLEIEGRHPEACGVLLEGTMQSTFEGVLLRKLKHGLHIRNRARNVLVSHCHIYDNSGIGIFFDHLNLHQAIIVGSHISYCKRGGIKILASEIRNLQITGNDIEYNFDKNEKESADIWIDSTDDKASVREATIASNTIQATLSPGGANVRIVGRDPENNQKAGLTTIAGNLIGSQEVNVDLQAVRGVVLSGNVIYSGHRRNLVVEGSRNIVLNGNCFDHNPDYAPNELCTGIRIVDSSDVAMSGTVIQDSQTGKHTVKNAEQYERDALVELIRCRRATLSGCHIVDGVPIGLLLDGCSRTSVTGCQIAESRTTKLTVSSLVWRGAGQGNFLDGNSIQPGTSGAIEIDPAADVRLGTNRLD; the protein is encoded by the coding sequence ATGAGCGACGTTCGCATGTTCGGTGCAGCAGGCGACGGACGAACCGACGACACCGAGGCCATCGAGCATGCCTTGAAAGACGGCGAAGGGACCGTCGATTTCAGCCGCGGCGAATACCTGATCACGCGCACGATCAAGATCGAGCTCGATAAGCTCGGTCGGATCGGACTCGTCGGTTTCGGCGGCACCCCGACGATCGTGATGGCGGCGGCCGGGCCGGCGTTTCACATCGTCGGCACGCACGGCGCCACTGCACAACCGACCGGCTTCAAGCCCGAGATCTGGCAGCGACAACGAATGCCGACGCTGATGAACCTCGAAATCGAAGGCCGGCACCCGGAAGCTTGCGGCGTGCTGCTCGAAGGGACGATGCAGTCGACGTTCGAGGGAGTGTTGCTGCGCAAGCTCAAGCATGGGCTCCACATTCGCAATCGCGCTCGCAACGTCCTCGTCTCGCATTGCCATATCTACGACAATTCCGGCATCGGCATCTTCTTCGATCATCTGAATCTGCACCAAGCGATCATCGTCGGCTCGCACATCAGTTATTGCAAACGGGGCGGCATTAAGATCCTCGCTTCCGAGATTCGCAATCTGCAAATCACGGGCAACGACATCGAATACAATTTCGATAAAAACGAGAAAGAGTCGGCCGATATTTGGATCGACTCGACCGACGACAAGGCTTCGGTCCGCGAAGCGACGATCGCAAGCAACACGATTCAGGCGACGTTAAGCCCCGGCGGCGCGAATGTGCGGATCGTCGGTCGCGATCCCGAGAACAATCAAAAGGCCGGGCTCACGACGATCGCCGGCAATCTGATCGGCAGTCAAGAAGTGAACGTCGATCTGCAAGCGGTGCGCGGCGTCGTGCTGTCGGGCAACGTGATCTATAGCGGGCATCGCCGAAACTTGGTCGTCGAAGGTTCTCGCAACATCGTGCTCAACGGGAATTGCTTCGATCATAATCCCGACTACGCCCCCAACGAGCTTTGCACCGGCATTCGCATCGTCGATAGTTCCGATGTCGCGATGAGCGGCACGGTGATTCAAGATAGCCAAACCGGCAAGCACACCGTGAAGAACGCCGAACAATACGAGCGCGATGCGTTGGTCGAACTGATTCGTTGCCGCCGCGCGACGCTAAGCGGCTGCCACATCGTCGACGGTGTTCCAATCGGTTTGTTGTTGGACGGTTGCAGCCGCACGTCGGTGACAGGCTGCCAGATCGCGGAGTCGCGCACCACTAAACTCACGGTAAGTTCGCTGGTTTGGCGCGGTGCGGGCCAGGGAAACTTTCTCGACGGCAACTCCATTCAGCCGGGAACTTCGGGCGCGATCGAGATCGATCCCGCGGCCGACGTAAGGCTGGGAACGAATCGGCTCGATTAA